GCCGCCCGCCGAGAACGCCCGACGGGCCAGCCCCAACGCCGGAAAGCGGCCTTCATCCACCGGGAAGAACGCGAGCCCGTCAGTCTGCGTCAGGTCGAGTCTGGGCGCGGGGCCCGCGACCCGGTCCGGGTGGGTCAGGGCGTACTGGATGGGCAGGAGCATGTCGGGTCGCCCGAGCTGGCCCAGCACGGAGCCGTCGGCGAACTCCACCAGACTGTGCACCACCGACTGCGGGTGGACGATCACATCCACGTTTTTGATTCCGAAGAGCCAGTGGGCCTCGATGATTTCCAGCCCCTTGTTGAAGAGGGTGGCCGAGTCCACGGTTATCTTGGTGCCCATGTTCCAGTTGGGATGCCGGAGAGCCTCGCCGGGGGTTACGCCCGTCAGATCGGATCGGTTCAGGAAGGGTCCGCCCGAGGCGGTGATGATGAGCCGGGCGACCTCGCACCGGGGGCGGTCGCCCAGGCACTGCCAGATGGCCGAGTGCTCCGAGTCAATGGGGAGAAGCTCCACGCCGTGTTCTTTGGCGGCTTCGACGAAGAGCGCCCCGGCGGCGACCAGGACCTCTTTGTTGGCCAGAGCCACGTCCTTGCCGGAGCGGACGGCCTCGTATGTCGCCTCGAGGGCCACGGAGCCGGAGCTGGCGGCGACGAAGGTGTCCGCCCCTTCCAGGCGGGCGAGCTTGATCAAGCCCTCGGCCCCCGACGCGATCTCGGTTCCGCCCCCCTTGACCTTTTTCGCCAAAACCTCAGCGGCGGGCTCGTCGAAGAGGACGGCCAGTCGCGGCCTGAACTCCTCGATTTGGGCGAAGACGTCCTCCACCTCGTCCAGGGCTCCCAGGGCGGCGACCGGAAAACCCAGGGACCGCGCGACGGTGAGCGTCTGTCTCCCGATAGAGCCGGTCGAGCCGAGGATGGAGAGCGTCCGTTTACGCATG
Above is a window of bacterium DNA encoding:
- the dxr gene encoding 1-deoxy-D-xylulose-5-phosphate reductoisomerase, with the translated sequence MRKRTLSILGSTGSIGRQTLTVARSLGFPVAALGALDEVEDVFAQIEEFRPRLAVLFDEPAAEVLAKKVKGGGTEIASGAEGLIKLARLEGADTFVAASSGSVALEATYEAVRSGKDVALANKEVLVAAGALFVEAAKEHGVELLPIDSEHSAIWQCLGDRPRCEVARLIITASGGPFLNRSDLTGVTPGEALRHPNWNMGTKITVDSATLFNKGLEIIEAHWLFGIKNVDVIVHPQSVVHSLVEFADGSVLGQLGRPDMLLPIQYALTHPDRVAGPAPRLDLTQTDGLAFFPVDEGRFPALGLARRAFSAGGLAPAHLSAADEVAVEAFLAERIRFTDIPRVLERVLDELGAPGYTTLVEVRSALETAKELASAIVTHGL